In Candidatus Micrarchaeia archaeon, one DNA window encodes the following:
- a CDS encoding TIGR00269 family protein, whose translation MSIPKCSACGKPAAIRLAYAARHLCAGCFVKYFEKRFLDTVREYRMIRPREKIAIGLSGGKDSVVLLHLLAKLRKKLPFEIVAITIDEGIAGYRSKTLAVAKQECKKLKIPLKVLSFRKGTGFSLDEIMKKEGNACSWCGVFRRYLLNRGARTEHASKIAIGHNLDDVAQTVLMNMMRNEPARLARFLEPVSEDDAFVPRIRPLMRAPEKEIAAYAMMKGIGIKYSECPYAYQSFRQHVKGQLNETEGEYPGTKIRILKSFLEMEKLMRAGLGKGKTEILKCSRCREPASANLCMACKMMERLGRR comes from the coding sequence TTGAGTATTCCTAAATGTTCGGCGTGCGGGAAACCTGCCGCGATACGGCTGGCGTACGCGGCGAGGCACCTGTGCGCAGGCTGCTTCGTGAAATATTTCGAGAAGCGCTTTTTGGACACGGTGCGCGAGTACCGCATGATAAGGCCGCGCGAAAAAATCGCAATCGGGCTCTCGGGAGGAAAGGACAGCGTGGTCTTGCTCCACCTGCTCGCAAAGCTCAGGAAAAAACTCCCTTTTGAGATTGTCGCGATTACAATTGATGAGGGAATCGCCGGCTACAGGAGCAAGACGCTCGCGGTCGCGAAGCAGGAATGCAAAAAACTGAAAATTCCGCTCAAAGTGCTGTCGTTCAGGAAAGGAACTGGCTTTTCGCTTGATGAAATCATGAAGAAGGAGGGAAACGCGTGCAGCTGGTGCGGGGTTTTCAGGAGGTATTTGCTGAATAGGGGCGCGAGAACGGAGCATGCGTCCAAAATCGCCATAGGCCACAATCTGGATGATGTGGCGCAGACCGTGCTGATGAATATGATGAGGAACGAGCCTGCGAGGCTTGCGAGGTTCCTTGAGCCGGTTTCAGAAGACGATGCGTTCGTGCCCAGGATAAGGCCCCTTATGAGGGCCCCGGAAAAGGAAATCGCGGCTTATGCAATGATGAAGGGAATTGGGATAAAATATTCGGAATGCCCATACGCATACCAGTCGTTCAGGCAGCATGTGAAAGGGCAGCTGAACGAGACAGAGGGGGAATACCCAGGGACGAAAATAAGGATATTGAAAAGCTTCCTGGAGATGGAGAAGCTGATGAGGGCCGGGTTGGGGAAGGGAAAAACCGAGATATTGAAATGCTCCAGGTGCAGAGAGCCTGCATCTGCAAATCTGTGCATGGCGTGCAAAATGATGGAGCGGCTCGGGCGCAGGTAG
- a CDS encoding MBL fold metallo-hydrolase, translating into MELVFLGTGGGRVNLLQQRRWTGGFRINGSMNIHVDPGPGALVRSIEVGQNPMSLDAIIVTHLHIDHCSDANVLSEAMSRYTLKKHGIVIGSKNSIEGDHKGDRAFSKYHLSKVKEVYSAKWGEKKVFSNGKGSFEIEVLRAKHEEQTCFGFKLVMDGLTVGYTSDTEYFEGLYEQYKGCDWLITNTMKPRKDDYKGHFTSDETIELLKIARPKMAILTHMGMKMLDEGPEKEAARIEKESGVRTIAAKDKMIVKPGLEKFF; encoded by the coding sequence ATGGAACTGGTTTTTCTGGGGACTGGGGGCGGGCGTGTAAATTTACTTCAGCAGAGGAGATGGACCGGTGGATTCAGGATAAACGGCTCCATGAACATCCATGTGGACCCCGGGCCCGGAGCGCTCGTGCGCAGCATTGAAGTGGGGCAGAACCCCATGAGCTTGGATGCGATAATCGTGACGCACCTGCACATCGACCACTGCTCAGACGCGAACGTGCTTTCCGAGGCGATGAGCAGGTACACGCTCAAGAAGCACGGGATAGTCATCGGGAGCAAAAATTCAATTGAAGGTGACCACAAAGGCGACCGGGCGTTCAGCAAGTACCATCTTTCAAAAGTGAAGGAAGTGTATTCGGCCAAATGGGGCGAGAAGAAGGTTTTCAGTAACGGAAAAGGTTCGTTTGAGATTGAGGTACTCAGGGCGAAGCACGAGGAGCAAACCTGCTTCGGGTTCAAGCTGGTCATGGACGGCCTTACTGTCGGGTACACGAGCGACACGGAATATTTTGAGGGATTGTATGAACAGTATAAGGGCTGCGACTGGCTGATAACGAATACAATGAAGCCGAGAAAGGACGATTACAAGGGGCATTTCACGAGCGACGAAACCATTGAGCTGCTTAAAATTGCGAGGCCCAAGATGGCTATTCTTACCCATATGGGGATGAAGATGCTGGACGAGGGGCCTGAGAAGGAGGCCGCGAGAATTGAAAAAGAAAGCGGAGTGAGAACTATCGCGGCTAAGGATAAGATGATTGTAAAGCCAGGGCTTGAGAAATTTTTCTGA
- a CDS encoding MBL fold metallo-hydrolase, producing the protein MVRLKFLGTNGWYSSESGYTVCTAISAPGRLIALDAGDGFQDISEIAKLWKTRRIDVFLSHLHLDHVSGLHTLAKLEGFKVRIFVHKSYLPALKKLIAHPFTANEKDLARFGCSLELFGLKEGVNSIPYKVQVLPLVHADPCFGFRFSLGGKSIAYCTDTRKCENMLKLAKNADLLISECSFPPGKRPHTEWPHLNPEMAAEMAKKAGAKRLVLTHFDATQYAKISLRKEAEKAAKRIFKNCSAALDGMEVELRAGIHD; encoded by the coding sequence ATGGTCCGGCTCAAATTCCTTGGCACCAACGGCTGGTACTCCAGCGAAAGCGGCTACACCGTATGCACCGCCATTTCCGCGCCAGGCCGGCTCATAGCGCTTGACGCAGGAGACGGCTTCCAGGACATTTCCGAAATTGCGAAACTCTGGAAAACCCGCAGAATTGATGTTTTCCTCTCCCATCTGCACCTGGACCATGTTTCAGGTTTGCACACGCTCGCAAAGCTCGAAGGCTTCAAAGTGAGAATATTCGTGCATAAATCCTATCTTCCAGCCCTAAAAAAGCTAATCGCGCACCCCTTCACCGCGAATGAAAAAGACCTTGCCAGATTCGGTTGCTCCCTGGAGCTTTTCGGCCTGAAAGAGGGCGTGAATAGCATCCCATATAAGGTCCAGGTGCTTCCACTGGTGCATGCAGACCCTTGCTTCGGATTCAGGTTCAGCTTAGGCGGAAAGTCCATTGCCTATTGCACAGACACCAGGAAATGCGAAAACATGCTCAAACTTGCGAAAAATGCGGACTTACTCATAAGCGAGTGCTCGTTTCCTCCTGGAAAGCGGCCTCACACGGAGTGGCCGCACCTGAATCCAGAAATGGCTGCGGAAATGGCAAAAAAGGCTGGCGCCAAACGCCTTGTGCTCACCCATTTCGACGCAACTCAGTACGCTAAAATCAGCCTTAGAAAAGAGGCTGAAAAGGCCGCGAAGCGCATTTTCAAAAACTGCTCTGCTGCGCTGGACGGAATGGAAGTTGAGCTACGGGCAGGCATCCATGATTGA
- a CDS encoding replication factor C small subunit, with protein MDESDLLPWTEKYRPRKLEDITGQVEIIKTLRAFVKAKNMPNLLFAGPPGIGKTTSSIALAHELYGDNMMGNFLELNASDERGIDVVRGKIKDFARSVSMGKADFKLIFLDEADALTPDAQHALRRTMELHSSITRFILSCNYSSKIIEPIQSRTAIFRFLRLNEPDVRKTLEHVAKSEGLKVDEDAFGALYYISEGDMRKSINALQGAAIHSKHITKDLVFKISSRAEPKEVLEMMELSLSGKFLDARKKLDSLIINYGLSGEDILLQMYREIDKLKIDEKKKVQLVDRIGEYNFRLVEGANERIQIEALLAQLMLVGK; from the coding sequence ATGGATGAAAGCGACCTTCTCCCCTGGACGGAGAAGTACAGGCCGAGGAAGCTCGAAGACATTACTGGCCAGGTTGAAATAATAAAGACGCTCAGGGCATTCGTAAAAGCCAAAAACATGCCCAACCTGCTCTTTGCTGGCCCTCCGGGCATAGGCAAAACCACCTCATCCATCGCGCTGGCGCACGAGCTTTACGGGGACAACATGATGGGCAATTTTCTGGAGCTCAACGCGAGCGACGAAAGGGGGATAGATGTAGTGCGCGGAAAGATAAAGGATTTCGCGCGCAGCGTCTCCATGGGAAAGGCGGACTTCAAGCTCATATTCCTTGATGAAGCTGACGCGCTCACACCCGATGCGCAGCACGCCTTGCGCAGGACCATGGAGCTTCACTCCAGCATCACCCGCTTCATCCTCAGCTGCAACTACTCATCTAAAATAATCGAGCCCATCCAGAGCAGGACCGCGATATTCAGGTTCCTGAGGCTGAACGAACCTGACGTGAGGAAGACGCTCGAGCACGTTGCCAAGTCCGAGGGGCTCAAGGTGGACGAGGACGCGTTCGGCGCCCTTTACTACATTTCCGAGGGGGACATGCGCAAGTCCATAAACGCGCTCCAGGGCGCGGCAATACATTCAAAACACATAACCAAGGACCTGGTGTTCAAAATCTCCTCGCGGGCAGAGCCCAAGGAAGTGCTGGAAATGATGGAGCTTTCGCTTTCCGGGAAATTCCTGGACGCTAGGAAGAAGCTCGATTCCCTGATAATAAATTACGGGCTTTCAGGAGAAGACATACTTCTGCAGATGTACCGCGAGATAGACAAGCTCAAAATAGACGAGAAGAAGAAGGTCCAGCTCGTGGACCGCATAGGCGAGTACAATTTCCGGCTGGTGGAAGGGGCCAATGAGCGGATACAGATAGAGGCGCT
- a CDS encoding ankyrin repeat domain-containing protein, with protein MEILNRFYGDCMGKTLHKVKGQKPIQSKTEAPARAFIPHREKVVTELGVALHMAVKRGDLEQIENLVGMGANPNGLEYGDGDSTRPLVTAIRYGQYDAAKLLLQLGAKPDSAYVCDYASDFSLLIAAGAGKVKLVNLLLEYGADPNNVNFGERVPLVLAAEKGHFEVVEALLNAGADPNAKHGLSAEKALDAALRIYDYRMARLLIEKGATVSEEHLARFPKYGNDYRQGVLVQYDDGSEWTYPPNEAATKFAKFLESRGYTLPSLQC; from the coding sequence ATGGAGATACTAAACAGATTTTATGGTGATTGTATGGGGAAAACACTCCACAAAGTTAAAGGCCAAAAACCAATTCAATCGAAAACCGAGGCACCTGCGCGGGCTTTTATTCCCCATAGAGAGAAGGTGGTAACTGAATTGGGTGTGGCGCTTCACATGGCAGTCAAACGAGGGGACCTGGAACAAATAGAAAATTTGGTGGGGATGGGCGCGAATCCTAATGGATTGGAGTATGGGGACGGCGACTCCACACGCCCTCTAGTAACCGCTATTAGGTATGGCCAGTATGATGCGGCAAAACTTCTGCTCCAGCTTGGCGCTAAACCCGACTCAGCGTATGTCTGTGATTATGCATCTGATTTCTCGCTACTAATTGCCGCTGGGGCTGGTAAGGTAAAGCTGGTTAATCTCCTGCTGGAATATGGTGCAGATCCCAATAACGTAAATTTTGGAGAGCGGGTGCCATTAGTGTTAGCTGCTGAAAAGGGGCATTTTGAAGTGGTAGAAGCGTTATTGAACGCGGGTGCAGACCCAAATGCGAAGCATGGTTTAAGCGCGGAAAAAGCGCTTGATGCCGCTCTGCGAATATATGATTACAGGATGGCTCGCTTACTCATCGAGAAGGGAGCTACGGTTAGCGAGGAACACCTCGCGCGGTTTCCAAAATATGGGAATGATTACAGGCAGGGGGTTTTAGTGCAATATGATGACGGGTCTGAATGGACTTACCCACCTAATGAGGCGGCCACCAAATTCGCGAAATTTCTGGAATCCAGGGGATACACACTGCCCTCCCTCCAATGCTGA
- a CDS encoding MoaD/ThiS family protein yields the protein MRVLLNNEEKKVAFAKGTVAGLLKKMKIAREEVLVKVDGKLAPEDAEIGPGSRIEVIKVVFGG from the coding sequence ATGAGGGTGCTGTTGAACAACGAAGAGAAAAAAGTGGCTTTCGCAAAAGGCACTGTCGCCGGACTGCTCAAGAAAATGAAGATCGCGCGCGAGGAAGTGCTCGTGAAGGTGGATGGGAAGCTTGCGCCTGAAGACGCGGAGATAGGACCTGGAAGCAGGATTGAGGTAATAAAGGTAGTTTTCGGTGGGTGA